One window from the genome of Nicotiana tomentosiformis chromosome 5, ASM39032v3, whole genome shotgun sequence encodes:
- the LOC104101947 gene encoding AT-hook motif nuclear-localized protein 15 → MANNRWWAGNIAMNPMVSLSPASVSSSSLQENNNRVGPRREQEFMDTTVEAIITTTVTTTTATTNSSGSNNNQNPSSAEHDADENIHSFGGMSSGPSSSRGAGRRPRGRPTGSKNKPKPPIVVTKESPNSLRSHVLEIKSGSDIVESIATFAHRRGRGVSVLSGSGIVTNVTLRQPAAAGGVITLHGRFEILSLSGAFLPAPSPPGATGLTVYLAGSQGQVVGGNVVGELMASGPVMVIAATFTNATFERLPLEEENASEGMQMQTPITSGVNTGNSGGMDDTPASSMSMYNMPTNVLPNGQMPHDVFWTPPPRPPPPY, encoded by the coding sequence ATGGCTAATAATCGTTGGTGGGCTGGAAATATAGCGATGAATCCAATGGTTTCATTATCACCAGCTtcagtttcttcttcttctctacaAGAAAATAACAACCGAGTCGGCCCGAGAAGAGAGCAAGAGTTCATGGATACGACCGTTGAAGCTATCATCACTACCACCGTCACAACCACCACCGCCACCACAAATAGTAGCGGAAGCAACAATAATCAAAACCCTAGCTCGGCGGAGCATGATGCGGATGAGAATATCCACAGTTTTGGAGGTATGTCCTCTGGGCCGTCCAGCTCGAGGGGAGCTGGACGTAGGCCCAGAGGAAGACCAACGGGCTCGAAGAACAAGCCCAAACCACCAATTGTGGTGACAAAGGAAAGCCCAAATTCCCTTAGAAGTCATGTATTGGAAATTAAAAGTGGAAGTGACATAGTAGAGAGTATTGCAACATTCGCGCATCGTCGAGGGCGCGGTGTGTCCGTTTTAAGTGGCAGTGGCATTGTTACGAATGTTACATTGCGCCAACCGGCTGCAGCTGGCGGAGTAATTACACTGCACGGAAGATTCGAAATATTGTCGCTTTCTGGTGCATTTTTGCCTGCTCCTTCACCTCCTGGAGCAACTGGATTGACAGTGTACTTAGCAGGAAGTCAAGGACAAGTTGTAGGTGGAAATGTTGTTGGTGAATTAATGGCATCAGGTCCAGTAATGGTAATTGCAGCAACTTTTACTAATGCAACATTTGAAAGGTTACCTTTGGAAGAGGAGAATGCAAGTGAAGGAATGCAAATGCAAACCCCAATTACTTCAGGGGTTAATACTGGAAATTCTGGTGGTATGGATGATACACCAGCTTCTTCTATGTCTATGTACAATATGCCCACTAATGTTTTGCCTAATGGCCAAATGCCCCATGATGTTTTCTGGACTCCTCCTCCACGGCCTCCTCCACCCTATTAA
- the LOC138891903 gene encoding uncharacterized protein produces the protein MSLEPFQIGGMIRCPCVKCKCLHFLDRRMLRLIFIKKEFMDNYFVWTSHGEVDGSDGVFYNIVIGESSRSVGNNVQHPRYHEMVADTFGMHFECVPHESVEQAANEEAKYFYEQLEAVSCPLSGRSMHSQLSVAVRLLSIKSDTNISQAGMDSFIGLMSELVDPTFNIPEYFYKAKRLVSKLRLSSMRIDFCEDSFMLYYKADANLESCKFCEKTRFKRVSCGKKVVVKSIHYLPLIPRLKTLYASMSFAPHMRWHYENRRSSSVMWHPSYGEAWKYFDRTYLDYAGELRNVRLGLCADGFMPFSISATPYSCWPIFITRYNLPPEMCMTSPYIFLNCVIHGPHIPKSLIDVYLQPLIDEIKQLWYDENETYDILTKPNFNLRANLMWTINDFPAYGMLSGWMIDGKLACPYWMENDKAFTLRHGRK, from the coding sequence atgtcacttgaaccatttcaaatcggagggatgattaggtgtccttgtgtgaagtgcaagtgtttgcattttttggatCGGAGAATGTTAAGACTCATCTTTATAAAAAAAgagtttatggataattattttgtgtggactagtcatggagaggtTGATGGTAGTGATGGTGTATTTTATAACATAGttattggtgaaagtagtaggtcggtggggaataacgttcaacatcctagataccatgaaatggttgcggatacttttgggatgcacttcgagtGTGTAccccatgaaagtgttgaacaagctgctaacgaagaggcaaaatatttttatgaacagttagaggccgTTAGTTGTCCACTAAGTGGAAGGAGTATGCACTCTCAGTTGTCTGTTGcggttagattattaagtatcaaatcagataccaatatttctcaagcgggaatggattctttcattggccttatgagtgaactagttgacccaactttcaacatacctgaatatttctataaggctaaaagaTTAGTTTCTAAGTTACGACTATCGTCTATGAGAATCGATTTTTGTGAAGATagtttcatgttgtattataaggctgatgcaaatttagaaagttgtaaattttgtgaaaaaactCGCTTTAAGCGGGTTTCCTGCGGGAAGAAGGTTGTTGTGAAGTCGAttcattatttacctcttattcctagattaaagaCGTTGTATGCATCGATGAGTttcgctcctcatatgagatggcactatgaaaatagaaggTCGTCAAGTGTTATGTGGCATCCTTCATATGGGGAAGCTTGGAAGTATTTTGATAGGACGTATCTAGACTATGCTGGTGAACTGAGAAATGTTCGGTTGGGTTTATGTGCTGATGGTTTCATGCCATTTTCTATTTCTGCAACACCATATTCATGCTGGCCAATCTTTATTACGCGGTATAATCTTCCGCCTgaaatgtgtatgactagtccatatatttttttaaattgtgttATTCACGGTCCCCATATTCCaaagagtttgattgatgtatatttgcaacctctgaTTGATGAGATAAAACAGTTGTGGTATGATGAAAATGAGACATATGACATATTAACTAAGCCAAATTTCAACTTGCGTGCTAACTTAATGTGgaccattaatgattttcctgcgtatggaatgttgtctgggtggatgattGATGGAAAGTTAGCATGTCCTTACTGGATGGAAAATGATAAAGCGTTTACTTTAAGACATGGCCGAAAGtag